In Gadus chalcogrammus isolate NIFS_2021 chromosome 13, NIFS_Gcha_1.0, whole genome shotgun sequence, the genomic stretch gaattgtgtttaaatatgcgaCAGTGgccatttgtttagccaattcatgtcaaacaatgagggttttcaTTGACCTGAACCGGTccgccgatatttcccaccactatccttgagccgggtcgggccggggcTTTGATCGATAGtttgtgttgtcgttttttttatcattgctttattggcctaatctgaggagaaatctatgccataaacagaaatagtataggcctttattacacgggtcttctcaatgccgtggaacgctccgttcacttgcatgagTAGTATTCCgataacttgtcaaccccagcgtcttcggttgctaagcgacgtcaacatctttggcggactatttcactgctgatcaacactatgaatgctggtaacgaataaattgtaaacagacacaccatgtgaagttattttttcgttttggcaagtagctgcgtaataagcgggataatgtatagaacgtcgccggtcattatcgaaaataagccccttcagggcgtaGCAAGGCACGTCCGctgtcggtgtcctgttcgccctgtcggggcttattttcccaataatgaccggcgttctatgcattattccttccatatatatttagcagagtaggcctaagtaacaaatatgtacaaagttacacatgtattaaaaaaaatgtcgggttgaatTCGGGCTCGGGCCGGTGcaggcttgattttctgggcccgatctaagctctaataAAGACTAATAAAGCCGCCTTGGGGAAAGAAGAGTCACGAGGCTTATGTGCATTGCAAGAAGCAGAGACACTCTCGATACATTTGACTTTAAGTCAGCAGCTGCACGCTTCACAGCTGCCAAATATCgaaataagtaaaaaaaatttaaaaaaattaaaatgaaaccttccaggtcacatgaccggcaccaaATTTTTTCTAGCGGAAACATTGAGTAGCACATGTAGTAGCATCGTGTGTCAGCCATGTAACAGTCCTGAGTAGCTGGTTGGCCGTAGTCCTGTAGTAGTATTGTGGAAGTACCGCAGTACCTGTAGTAGTATTGTAGAGGTAGCGCAGTACCTGTAGTAGCTGCGTAGCAGTAGCCCTGCTCTCTGCGTTCTTCACCAAACACTGAGCGATGAAGTCCACGAAATTTCCAGACCAGAGGGAAGGGTCCCGCAGGGTGGGGGATGGGTTGGTGGGGATCATGAAGatagcctgacacacacacacacacactgttaataTATAACTATTACACTTTCCATGCACAGGCATGCACTTAGCAgtaatacacgcacgcacacacatgtaagtGTGACGTAAAATGTTGATTAATGTGTACTATCCCtgccaaataaaaataaatgaataaattcaatcgtacacacacacacacacacactgaccctcATGGGATGGATGTCAGAGTAGGGGGGCTTCCCCTCGGCCATCTCTATAGCGGTGATGCCCAGGGACCACACGTCTGCCACACAGTTGTAGCCGATCTCCTGGATCACCTCAGGGGCCATCCAGAACGGAGTACCGATCACTGTGTTCCTCTTGGCCATGGTGTcctgcccaacacacacacacacacacacacacacatttaagttgtacattgataaaaaaagaaatggtgTTTTGGGAAACAAATGCTTTCTCAGGATTATTCTGTGAGCAGATAGGCTAAGCACTAGGCGCGATGTCTTACAGTCAGTTGACCGGCGACTCCGAAATCGGCCAGCTTGGCCTGCCCCTCCCCCGTCAGTAGGATGTTCCCGGCTTTGATGTCCCGGTGGATCTTCCTCATGAAGTGGAGATACTCCAGACCCTTCAGAGTGGACTGCAGGATGgtggccacctcctcctcacttagctacacaaacatatacaaattaatagctgtgtgtgtgtgtgtgtgtgtgtgtgtgtgtgtgtgtgtgtgtgtgtgtgtgtgtgtgtgtgtgtgtgtgtgtgtgtgtaccgtcttTCCGCGGAGTCGTATGATGTCTGACACCGATCCTGCGGCGCAGAACTCCATGACAATCCAGAGGTCTGTGTTCTTGAAATAGCTTCCATAATAACGCACCACATgggggctacacacacacacacacacacacacacacacacacacacacacacacacacacacacacacacacacacacacacacacacacacacacacacacacacacacacctaacagtTATGCTACAACGTGTAATGCAGAGAAATTGCCGGCACAGGATACGTCTGTGTACATAAAGTGTACCTGTTACAGGTGTGTAACAGGTGTGTCAACAGGTGTACCTTTAAAAGTTGTGTCAGCAGGTGTACCTGTGACAGGTGTGTGAGTAGGTAAACCAAGTGCAGGTTTTTTAGCAGCTATAGCTGTGAGGGTGTGCGAGTAGGCGTTCCGGTTACAGGTGTTAGCAGGAGTACCCGGTACAGGTGTGTCCGAAGGTGTACCGGTTACAAGTTGGTTATATGTGCATTACAGATGTGTCAGCAGTTGTACCGGTTACAGGTGTGTTAGAGAGATTTCAGCAGGGGTACCTGTTACAGGTGTGTTAGCAGGTGTACTTTTTACAGGTGTGTTAGAAGATGGACCTGCAACAGGTTTAATAGAGGTGCGTCAGCAGGCATACCTGTTGCACTGCTGCATGATGGAGATCTCTTTTATGATCTCCTGGAGGTCCGACTCCACTGGAACCTGCTTGATGGCAACGATCTCCCCGGTCTCCTTGTAATGAGCCTTGAACACGCTTCCATatgacctacacacacacacacacacacacacacacacacacacacacacacacacacacacacacacacacacacacacagtggtttcATCAGTCAGCAATGCAGAGGAGGAAGTGGGTTGAGAAACAGGAAATGAAGAAGGCATGCTTATGATAATGACCGTTGaggggagacaaagagaaagacagcAAGAGACAGAAAATAAAGGACATTGGAAATGTATGTTGAGATAGTTTGTTTGTGGATTACCCTTCCCCTAACTTCTCCAGGACATCAAAAACCTCCTCTGGCTGCTTGGTGAGATTGTCCTCACTCAACTTCTTAAGTtgcctggagagagggagagagggggagggagagagcgagatagagagagcattactaaatcatattgtctaaaacaacagtgtaagaaaggagaggagatgaataGAGGAGATAATCAAAGAGGAGAGGTGAACTAGTGATAGAAGAGAGAATCACTATTTTtggattcttttatttttagatTTGTATTTCTGAAAGCATCTCACATGCTTCTTTCTTTTGTTGAAGCAATTACAAAAGGAGAGACTGCAGCCTCCCCACTATTACCAGGACTGTTAACTGTCCCAACAGTTTTAGTATACATTGTAATACACCTCCATAAAGCACATGTTAATACAATACCACAGCTGACATGTAGCAACTATTCATCTCAAATGTGCAAGAGGAGTCAATACACAATGTTCTCTATTAAAAATACATTGGTGTGCCTCATGATGAGCATAAATGATCATCTAAGAGAAAAACCAGTGATGGAAGTCCCCTGCATTCTCCTTTCAGATGTTTC encodes the following:
- the LOC130401813 gene encoding serine/threonine-protein kinase 4-like isoform X1, whose protein sequence is MENKEKVQLRNHPRRQLKKLSEDNLTKQPEEVFDVLEKLGEGSYGSVFKAHYKETGEIVAIKQVPVESDLQEIIKEISIMQQCNSPHVVRYYGSYFKNTDLWIVMEFCAAGSVSDIIRLRGKTLSEEEVATILQSTLKGLEYLHFMRKIHRDIKAGNILLTGEGQAKLADFGVAGQLTDTMAKRNTVIGTPFWMAPEVIQEIGYNCVADVWSLGITAIEMAEGKPPYSDIHPMRAIFMIPTNPSPTLRDPSLWSGNFVDFIAQCLVKNAESRATATQLLQHPLIRSAKASSTLKPLINDAMETKQRRLEEAEQRDQDAEEDDNSDEDEVDVGTMVLAGSEGSDTIRMGGTGPYPGTQGEQDTGTMVSSLGTMVINSDEEEEEGDGTIKRRGETLQPAKPAFLEYFEQKEREANQGGGGGDSDNRKLPPDGDMEVVSQQEMRSWSVEELRARLASLDPKMEQEIEEIHQRYQAKRQPILDAIQAKKRPQHNF
- the LOC130401813 gene encoding serine/threonine-protein kinase 4-like isoform X2, giving the protein MENKEKVQLRNHPRRQLKKLSEDNLTKQPEEVFDVLEKLGEGSYGSVFKAHYKETGEIVAIKQVPVESDLQEIIKEISIMQQCNSPHVVRYYGSYFKNTDLWIVMEFCAAGSVSDIIRLRGKTLSEEEVATILQSTLKGLEYLHFMRKIHRDIKAGNILLTGEGQAKLADFGVAGQLTDTMAKRNTVIGTPFWMAPEVIQEIGYNCVADVWSLGITAIEMAEGKPPYSDIHPMRAIFMIPTNPSPTLRDPSLWSGNFVDFIAQCLVKNAESRATATQLLQHPLIRSAKASSTLKPLINDAMETKQRRLEEAEQRDQDAEEDDNSDEDEVDVGTMVLAGSEGSDTIRMGGTGPYPGTQGEQDTGTMVSSLGTMVINSDEEEEEGDGTIKRRGETLQPAKPAFLEYFEQKEREANQGGGGGDSDNRKLPPDGDMEVMRSWSVEELRARLASLDPKMEQEIEEIHQRYQAKRQPILDAIQAKKRPQHNF